The Methanofervidicoccus abyssi genome includes the window TATAATCTTCAGTCTCCTTCCTTGAAGGTGCAAGGAATATCTTCTCAGTTTTGTCGAACTCTATAAGTTCCCCCATTAAAAAGAATGCTGTATAATCTGACACCCTACTTGCCTGCTGCATGTTGTGAGTAACAACTACAACGGTGTAATCTTCCTTTAACTCCACCATAAGATCTTCTATTTTCTGAGTAGAGATAGGATCAAGTGCAGATGTAGGTTCATCTAACAGTATAACCTCGGGTTTAACTGCTATGGTACGGGCAATACAGAGTCTCTGCTGCTGTCCCCCCGACAGTTCAAATGCAGATTTTTTCAAGTCTTCCTTAACCTCATCCCATAATGCTGCCTTCTTTAGAGCCCACTCCACGATCTCATCTAACGTATCTTTATCCTTTATACCATGAATCCTTGGACCAAAAGCTACATTATCATAGATACTCATTGGAAAAGGATTTGGCTTTTGGAAAACCATGCCTACCCTCTTCCTCAGATCTACCACATCTACATCTTCATCGTATATATTCTTTCCATCTAAGAGTACTTCTCCTTCAATCCTTGCATTGGGGATGAGATCGTTCAACCTATTGAGACATCTTATAAAGGAACTTTTACCACATCCACTAGGCCCTATAAGGGCTGTTATCTTGTTCTCGTATATTGGTAAGTTTATATTTTTAAGGGCGTGAAAATCCCCATAGTATAAGTTTAAATTTTTGGTTTCTATCTTTATCTTTTTACTCATTACACCACCGTAGATAAATTTTATTTTTATGAAAATGATCCTAAAGCTGTTTTTTATTAATTTTTAAATTTTAATGTATATTATTCATTGATATTTTAATTAAATTTGAGAGTATATTTTATATAAATGTTTCTATAATGTCAAATTTAATTCACAAAATATAAACAATTAAACAATATTAACAACTATATTTATAAAAAATAAACCCCGATAACATATAAAAGGAGTTTCTTTTTTAAATTTTTTTAACTTTTTAATAGCTTCTAATAATTGTATATTATTTTATTAATTTTAAATGAGTTTAAAATGTTATGTGTGTTTAATGTAATTATAACAACATAAAAATAAAAAATGATAATTTAGTAAGCCTTTGATATTACTCCTGGGAACAATTATAACAAATTATATAAACAACCTTTAACCAATATTAAACTAACAATAAAATATAGGAGGAGCATCATGAAATTAATAGCCTGGTTAGATGAGTTGTCCAATAGGGATGTTGATATTGCCGGTGGAAAAGGAGCCTCTCTTGGAGAGATGTGGAATGCAGGTCTACCAGTACCTCCTGCATTTATAGTTACTGCAGAAGCATATAGGTACTTTATAAGGGAGACGAAACTTGATAAAAAAATAAGGGAAATTCTAAAAGATGTGGATGTAAATAATCCTGAAGAGTTAAATAAAAAATCAGAAGAGATAAGAAAACTGATACTAGATGCTAAGATGCCTAAGGATCTCGAAATAATTATTATCGAGAGTTATAACAGACTCTGTGAAGAGAGTGGTGAAGAGGAGGTATTTGTTGCAGTTCGAAGTTCTGCTACTGCAGAGGATCTACCTGATGCAAGTTTCGCTGGACAGCAGGAAACTTACTTAAACATAAAAGGGGCTGAAAACGTTGTTAAAGCTGTTCAGAAATGTTTTGCTTCCCTATTTACTCCAAGGGCCATATTCTACAGAGAGCAGAAAGGATTTGATCACTTCAAGGTGGCACTGGCTGTAGTAGTACAGAAGATGGTAAACTCTGAAAAGGCCGGTGTGTTATTTACCGTGAACCCTATAAATCAGAATTACGAGGAAATGGTAATAGAAGGAGCGTGGGGACTTGGAGAGGGGGTAGTAAGTGGTGTAGTAACTCCAGATACTTATATCATAGATAAAAAAACCTTAACCCCAAAGAGCATCTCCGTAGCAAGAAAAGATGTAATGTTTATAAGGGATGAAAAGGGAGAGACAAAAAAGGTAGAGACTCCTGAAGATCTAAGGGAGAAAAGAGTACTCTCTGACGAGGAACTTAGAAAACTAGCCGAGATGGGATTGACTATCGAGAAACACTATGGAAAACCTATGGATATTGAATGGGGTATAGAAAAGGGAAATATATTTATGCTCCAGGCTAGACCGATAACTACCTTAGATAAGAAGAAGGGAGAGACATCTAAAGAATCCGAAGAGTTAGGGGAGATAATACTAAAAGGTATTGGGGCTTCTCCAGGTTTGGCTTCTGGTAAGGTGAAGATAATCTATGACATCAAAGAGATAGATAAGATAGAGGAAGGAGATATCTTAGTAACAAAGATGACAACGCCAGATATGGTACCTGCCATGAAGAAGGCCAGTGCCATAGTTACAGATGACGGGGGATTAACCTGCCATGCGGCCATTATATCAAGAGAGTTAGGTACGCCCTGTGTTGTAGGTACCCAGAGAGCTACAGAGATATTGAAGGACAATATGGTAGTTACAGTGGATGGAGAGAAGGGTATTGTATATAGGGGAGAGATAAAGAAGGAGAAGATAGAAAGAGGTGAAGACATACAGATAAGTACAGGAGCACCAGTAATCATAACTGCAACTGAGATTATGGTAAACGTTTCCATGCCTGAAGTTGCAGAGAGGGCTGCTGCAACTGGGGCCGATGGAGTAGGACTTCTAAGGGCAGAACATATGATCCTTGGGACAGGTGTTCATCCAATTAAGATACTTAAGGAGAAGGGTGAAGAGGCTCTTGTAGAGGTTTTCGCAGAGGGTATTAGAAAGGTAGCAGATGCTTTCTATCCAAGACCTGTAACATACAGAACCTTGGACGCTCCAACAGATGAATTCAGAGGGTTAGAAGGAGGAGAGGATGAACCTGTAGAACAGAACCCTATGTTAGGTTGGAGGGGGATTAGAAGGGGGTTAGATGAGAAGGAAATACTAAAATGTGAATTACTTGCAATAAAGAAACTGAGAAGTGAAGGTTATAAAAACATAAGGATAATGATACCTCTAGTTACAAACCCTTCAGAAGTTAGAAAGGTAAAAGAACTGGCCAGGGAGATAGGTTTAGAGTTAGGAAAAGATGTTGAATTTGGCGTGATGGTGGAGACACCAGCGGCTGCACTTATTATAGAGGATATTATAAAGGAAGGAATTGACTTTGTTTCCTTAGGTACAAACGATCTAACCCAATATACAATAGCTATAGATAGGAACAACGAACTTGTTGCAAAGTATTACAGGGAGAATCACCCTGCAGTTTTAAAGTTAATAGAGCATGTCATAAGGACATGTAAAAAATACGGTGTGAAAACTTCCATATGTGGCCAGGCTGGAAGTAGACCTTCTATGGTGGAGAAACTTGTTAGGTGGGGTATTGATAGTATTTCTGCAAACATAGATGCGATAGATACTATAAGGAAAACTGTGGCAAGAACTGAGCAGAGAATAATATTGGAGACTATTAGAGATAAGAAGTTCAAGATGGATTAAAAGATTTATAAATAACATATTTTTTATTTTTATTATTATTTTTTTAATTATTATTTTATTATATTCTGGATGGTAGCATGGTAGATAAAAAGATCCTAAATAGAATTACCAAGGAGAAGGTAGAGGAGTATCTCAGGAAAACAGAAGAAGCAATAGGAATTATTAAAAAAGGCCTACCTCCAGAGAGGAGTTTACTCTACGATGTCGCTTTGGACTTTCTATCTATGATAGAGTGTTATTTTAAGGATGCAAAGGTATTTATAGAGAAAGGGGATTATATAAATGGATTTGCTTCTCTGAATTACGCCTACGGCTGGATAGATGCTGGAGTCCGTTTAGGTATATTCGATGTTGGAAATGACGATGTAAAATTCACATTGGCGAAGTAAAATTAAAAAATACGGTGAGAGGAAGATGCCCAATTATCATGTAACCCTACAGGCCCCCTACATAGTAAAAAACGTTGAAGATGTGGAAGATGCTATAGGTGTAGCAATATCCAGTGTGGGAAAGTTGTTAAACAAGAACAACATGGAGTATGTGGATATAGATGTAGGATTAACCATATGTCCAAAGTGTGGAGAACCTATAGACTGTGTCTTAGTGGTTGCCAGGACTGCCATGGTAGGGCTGTTACTCTCTATGAAAGTCTTCAATGCAGAGAATTTAGAGCATGCCATAAGAATAGCTAAATCCACCATAGGTAAGGCTTTGAAAGACATACCTCTCGAGGTAGTGGATGTAGTGGAAATATAATATTTAATAACATTTAATAACTTATTATACTTATTTAGAAAAATCTTTATATAATATCAATAGTTTTGTTTCCTAACCTTCCTTTCATTTTTCCACACTTCTAGAAATAAAATCCTACCACTAATTATTCTTTTTAGGTAGAAACCACATTCCACAGAAGGTTTTCTAAATACTGAGACACTGAGAAATATAAAGTTGTCCCTATCTTTAGTTAAGAGTTAATTCGGAAACTTCCGTTTCTCTATTATTTTTCTTTTTTCTTATTTTTTAATCTTATAATTATCATTTTAATTAATTATTATTTTAATTTTTATTTACAGGAACTAGGGTTATAAGTTATAATAATTAATAAATTTAGGTGTAAATATGCTCCCAAATAAGGTTGCCATAGATATTATCAGAAGATACATGGCAAGATTTGAAAAGGGGGAGGATATAGAGGAGTTTAGAAGAGACCTTATTAAGGATCTTCTGAATCACGGCGTTTTAGTTAAAACTGAAGATGGTACCTACACATTGGTATCAGAATGTAAAGAAGAACTTATGCATTCTAGAATAGGGGCATTAAAGGAGAGTGTTGAAAAGTTCGTAATACCTTCAAATCTAAAACATATAAAAAATCCAAAGATACTGGATCTCTGTAGTGGAATAGGTTACAACTCTATAGGGGCTCTTCACTACAATAGAAACTGCAAAATAGATATGGTAGAGTGTTGTAAAGAAGTGCTCTTTCTATCTCTATGTTTAGATATACCCTACGAGGAACATAATATAATTAAAAATAGGATTAAGGATTTTCTCGAAGGAGATGTAAACAGAAGTACTATAAACATATACCTTGAAGATGGAAGGAACGCTATCAAGAAGTTGGAAGGTGGATATAATGTAGTATTTCACGATGCATTTTCTCCCCAACGGGATGCTGTACTGTACACTGTAGATTTTTTAAGGAAGGTTTACAAAAAGATGGACGATAACGGTGTTTTAATCTCCTACTCTTCTTCCATACCCTTTAGAAGTGCACTGGTAGAGGCTGGTTTTATCCTATCGGAGGGACACCCTGTAGGTAGAAGGAGGGGAATAACTATAGCCTACAAGAATCCTTCTCCAGATAGAAAGATAAGGAGAATATCTCCGACGGATGAAAGACTTATAGCAATATCTACAGTTGGAATACCCTACCGAGATCCTAACTTAAACTTCACCCATGAAGAGATTGTAGAGCATAGAAAGTTGGAGAGGATGGAATTTAAGAAGAGACTGTTAGAAATAGGTAGATACTATTCTACGAAGAAGGTTAAATTGGGAAAGGTAGATAAGAGGTTTTTAAATATTCAAAGGTTGGATTTAAACTCCACTCAGGTAATTTTAAAGATGAGAGAGGTTTTAGGGATATAAGTTATTTTTTAAAAACATCCAATTTAAGAGAGTTCTTGAGATCCGTCACCATATACTTCGCAACTTCTACCATAACATCGAAGATCTTCTTGGTGGTAATATAAGAATAAGCTTCTGGATGATATTCAACATCTATGTATTCTTCTACTATCTTTGCCCGTTTTTTAGCTAACTGTATAGCCACTAAATGCTCTACACTGTACCCTT containing:
- the pstB gene encoding phosphate ABC transporter ATP-binding protein PstB — its product is MSKKIKIETKNLNLYYGDFHALKNINLPIYENKITALIGPSGCGKSSFIRCLNRLNDLIPNARIEGEVLLDGKNIYDEDVDVVDLRKRVGMVFQKPNPFPMSIYDNVAFGPRIHGIKDKDTLDEIVEWALKKAALWDEVKEDLKKSAFELSGGQQQRLCIARTIAVKPEVILLDEPTSALDPISTQKIEDLMVELKEDYTVVVVTHNMQQASRVSDYTAFFLMGELIEFDKTEKIFLAPSRKETEDYISGRFG
- the ppsA gene encoding phosphoenolpyruvate synthase; protein product: MKLIAWLDELSNRDVDIAGGKGASLGEMWNAGLPVPPAFIVTAEAYRYFIRETKLDKKIREILKDVDVNNPEELNKKSEEIRKLILDAKMPKDLEIIIIESYNRLCEESGEEEVFVAVRSSATAEDLPDASFAGQQETYLNIKGAENVVKAVQKCFASLFTPRAIFYREQKGFDHFKVALAVVVQKMVNSEKAGVLFTVNPINQNYEEMVIEGAWGLGEGVVSGVVTPDTYIIDKKTLTPKSISVARKDVMFIRDEKGETKKVETPEDLREKRVLSDEELRKLAEMGLTIEKHYGKPMDIEWGIEKGNIFMLQARPITTLDKKKGETSKESEELGEIILKGIGASPGLASGKVKIIYDIKEIDKIEEGDILVTKMTTPDMVPAMKKASAIVTDDGGLTCHAAIISRELGTPCVVGTQRATEILKDNMVVTVDGEKGIVYRGEIKKEKIERGEDIQISTGAPVIITATEIMVNVSMPEVAERAAATGADGVGLLRAEHMILGTGVHPIKILKEKGEEALVEVFAEGIRKVADAFYPRPVTYRTLDAPTDEFRGLEGGEDEPVEQNPMLGWRGIRRGLDEKEILKCELLAIKKLRSEGYKNIRIMIPLVTNPSEVRKVKELAREIGLELGKDVEFGVMVETPAAALIIEDIIKEGIDFVSLGTNDLTQYTIAIDRNNELVAKYYRENHPAVLKLIEHVIRTCKKYGVKTSICGQAGSRPSMVEKLVRWGIDSISANIDAIDTIRKTVARTEQRIILETIRDKKFKMD
- a CDS encoding MnmC family methyltransferase; amino-acid sequence: MLPNKVAIDIIRRYMARFEKGEDIEEFRRDLIKDLLNHGVLVKTEDGTYTLVSECKEELMHSRIGALKESVEKFVIPSNLKHIKNPKILDLCSGIGYNSIGALHYNRNCKIDMVECCKEVLFLSLCLDIPYEEHNIIKNRIKDFLEGDVNRSTINIYLEDGRNAIKKLEGGYNVVFHDAFSPQRDAVLYTVDFLRKVYKKMDDNGVLISYSSSIPFRSALVEAGFILSEGHPVGRRRGITIAYKNPSPDRKIRRISPTDERLIAISTVGIPYRDPNLNFTHEEIVEHRKLERMEFKKRLLEIGRYYSTKKVKLGKVDKRFLNIQRLDLNSTQVILKMREVLGI
- a CDS encoding DUF357 domain-containing protein translates to MVDKKILNRITKEKVEEYLRKTEEAIGIIKKGLPPERSLLYDVALDFLSMIECYFKDAKVFIEKGDYINGFASLNYAYGWIDAGVRLGIFDVGNDDVKFTLAK
- a CDS encoding DUF555 domain-containing protein — protein: MPNYHVTLQAPYIVKNVEDVEDAIGVAISSVGKLLNKNNMEYVDIDVGLTICPKCGEPIDCVLVVARTAMVGLLLSMKVFNAENLEHAIRIAKSTIGKALKDIPLEVVDVVEI